In the genome of Fulvivirga maritima, one region contains:
- the mraY gene encoding phospho-N-acetylmuramoyl-pentapeptide-transferase, with amino-acid sequence MLYYIFDYLEKHFDLIGASVFQYISFRAGMAALISLLITITFGKQLINYLRRKQVGETVRDLGLEGQMEKKGTPTMGGIIILSGILVPVLLFAKLDNVYVILLIVTTIWLGVIGFLDDYIKVFRKNKDGLAGKFKIVGQIGIGLIVGVTLYFNDDVVIREYSDTRVVENNEIVREYEDVKSTKTTVPFFKNNELDYDNVFSFLGHDYTWLIYVLIVIFIITAVSNGANITDGIDGLAAGTSAIIGLTLAIFAYLSGRVDFSDYLNILHIPNLGEVVIFCTAFVGACLGFLWYNSYPAQVFMGDTGSLSLGGIIAVIALVVRKELMIPLLCGVFLIENLSVILQVSYFKYTRKKYGEGRRIFLMSPLHHHYQKKNLHEAKIVTRFWIVGILLAIISLATLKLR; translated from the coding sequence ATGCTATACTATATTTTTGACTATCTGGAGAAACATTTTGATTTGATTGGAGCGAGTGTATTTCAATACATATCGTTTCGAGCAGGTATGGCTGCGCTTATCTCTTTGTTAATAACCATTACGTTCGGGAAACAGCTTATCAACTACCTGAGAAGAAAGCAGGTGGGTGAAACCGTAAGAGACCTTGGTCTTGAAGGGCAGATGGAAAAGAAGGGGACGCCAACTATGGGCGGAATTATCATTTTAAGTGGTATTCTGGTACCGGTGCTTCTTTTTGCCAAGCTAGATAATGTGTATGTAATCTTATTAATTGTAACTACTATCTGGTTAGGGGTTATTGGTTTTCTTGATGATTATATCAAAGTATTCAGAAAGAATAAGGATGGTCTTGCTGGTAAGTTTAAAATAGTAGGGCAGATAGGTATAGGCCTTATTGTAGGCGTTACTCTTTATTTTAATGATGATGTGGTAATTAGAGAATACTCTGATACTCGTGTAGTGGAGAATAATGAAATAGTGAGAGAGTATGAAGATGTAAAGTCTACCAAAACCACCGTACCATTTTTTAAGAATAATGAGCTTGATTACGATAATGTATTCTCGTTTTTAGGCCATGATTATACTTGGTTGATTTATGTACTGATAGTGATTTTTATAATTACTGCGGTATCTAATGGGGCCAATATTACTGATGGAATTGATGGGCTCGCGGCGGGGACATCCGCCATTATTGGGCTCACACTGGCCATCTTTGCCTATTTATCGGGCAGGGTGGATTTTAGTGATTATCTCAATATCCTGCATATTCCTAACCTGGGAGAAGTGGTGATTTTTTGTACTGCTTTTGTAGGAGCCTGTTTGGGCTTTTTGTGGTATAATTCATACCCGGCTCAGGTGTTTATGGGCGACACAGGTAGTCTTTCATTAGGAGGAATCATTGCAGTAATAGCATTGGTAGTAAGAAAGGAATTGATGATTCCTTTGTTATGCGGCGTATTTCTGATAGAGAATCTGTCAGTGATACTACAGGTGTCTTATTTTAAGTACACCAGAAAGAAATATGGAGAAGGTAGAAGGATATTTTTAATGTCACCACTACATCACCATTACCAAAAGAAAAATTTACATGAAGCGAAAATAGTTACTCGTTTTTGGATAGTAGGAATACTATTGGCCATTATAAGCTTGGCCACCCTTAAGCTGAGATAG
- a CDS encoding FtsW/RodA/SpoVE family cell cycle protein has product MTKIKAWVDEHLKGDPVIWAVVFALSLISILVVYSATGTLAFKHMKNPESYLLKHTVLIGVGLFAMWLAHRVDYRYYSRISRLALWVSVPLLLYTFTNGVSLNDASRWISVPIIHATFQPSDLASLALITSLASMLSKRQQNIADFKESLIPILIWCGVICGLIALTNLSSAILLFLTCMLIMFIGRVPVKYLAMLVFVGALAGVVALKFGVRGETAKSRIESFLNEDKLPFQAMQARLAVATGGVAGKGPGQSQQRNILPHPYSDFVYAIIIEEYGMIGGVVVLVLYLVLLSRGMKAVVNSERAYGGLLSAGLSFSLVLQALVNMGVVVGLGPVTGLPLPMVSMGGTSLLFTGLSLGIILSVSRGETDTSWKESSGIMKNVARAA; this is encoded by the coding sequence ATGACTAAGATCAAGGCATGGGTAGATGAGCATTTGAAGGGAGATCCTGTGATCTGGGCTGTGGTGTTTGCACTATCGCTGATCAGTATTCTGGTAGTGTATAGTGCTACGGGTACACTGGCTTTTAAGCACATGAAAAACCCTGAAAGCTATTTGCTGAAGCATACTGTCCTGATTGGGGTGGGGCTTTTTGCTATGTGGCTGGCTCATAGAGTAGATTATAGATATTATTCCAGAATATCACGCCTGGCGCTATGGGTGAGTGTACCGCTATTGTTATATACATTCACTAATGGAGTAAGCCTTAATGATGCATCTCGTTGGATTAGTGTGCCTATTATTCATGCTACTTTTCAGCCGTCTGATTTAGCCAGTTTGGCGTTAATAACCAGTTTGGCCAGCATGCTTTCTAAAAGACAGCAGAATATAGCCGATTTTAAAGAGTCATTAATTCCAATACTGATATGGTGTGGTGTTATCTGTGGTTTAATAGCATTGACCAACCTGTCATCAGCTATTTTATTATTCCTAACCTGTATGCTTATCATGTTTATAGGTAGGGTGCCAGTAAAGTATTTGGCTATGTTGGTTTTTGTGGGAGCACTTGCAGGGGTAGTTGCTTTGAAGTTTGGGGTGAGAGGAGAAACTGCAAAAAGCCGTATAGAGAGTTTTTTAAATGAAGATAAACTGCCTTTTCAGGCTATGCAGGCTCGTCTGGCAGTGGCTACTGGCGGTGTGGCGGGCAAAGGTCCTGGTCAAAGTCAGCAAAGAAATATATTGCCTCACCCATATTCAGATTTTGTTTATGCAATAATCATAGAAGAGTATGGTATGATAGGAGGTGTAGTAGTATTGGTGCTTTATCTGGTGCTACTCTCCAGGGGGATGAAGGCCGTGGTAAATAGTGAGCGTGCTTACGGAGGGCTGTTGTCAGCCGGGCTTAGCTTCTCACTGGTATTACAGGCGCTGGTGAATATGGGAGTAGTAGTAGGCTTGGGGCCTGTTACAGGTTTGCCATTGCCCATGGTAAGTATGGGAGGAACATCTCTATTATTTACAGGTTTATCACTAGGTATAATATTGAGTGTAAGCCGAGGAGAGACTGATACCAGCTGGAAAGAAAGTTCAGGAATAATGAAAAATGTAGCGAGAGCAGCATAA
- a CDS encoding UDP-N-acetylmuramoyl-L-alanyl-D-glutamate--2,6-diaminopimelate ligase translates to MPILKDILYKVSLASTSGDMSREVNDIAFDSRKVKEGTLFVAVRGTQSDGHDYIGSSIAKGAKVIVCETMPEAIGSDVTYVAVKDSGRALGLMASNFYGEPSTKLKLVGVTGTNGKTTVATLLFNLFSKMGYHVGLLSTVNNRIGEEVIPASHTTPDPLSLNELLAKMVDEGCEYAFMEVSSHAIHQERIAGQLFAGAIFTNITHDHLDYHKTFNAYIAAKKKLFDDLPASAFALVNVDDKRGRIMLQNTKASKNTFALKSVAEFKGKIIANTIQGLEMDINNKSVWFRLIGDFNAYNLLAVYATSILLEQDADDVLTQLSLLEGAPGRFEQVISAAKITAIVDYAHTPDALQNVLETISNFRTGNEQVITVVGCGGNRDKTKRPLMASIACKWSDKVILTSDNPRDEDPLEIIKEMQEGVSPVDYKKTIVMTDREEAIKTSCMMAGENDIILVAGKGHETYQEIKGVKHPFDDKEVLGRMLNLFAN, encoded by the coding sequence ATGCCCATATTAAAAGACATATTATATAAAGTATCCTTAGCATCTACCTCCGGTGACATGAGCCGTGAAGTAAATGATATTGCTTTTGATTCCAGAAAAGTGAAGGAAGGTACTTTGTTCGTGGCAGTGAGAGGAACGCAGTCTGATGGGCATGATTACATAGGATCTTCAATAGCTAAAGGAGCTAAAGTAATTGTTTGTGAAACCATGCCGGAGGCTATTGGCAGTGACGTTACTTATGTGGCGGTGAAAGACAGTGGCCGGGCCTTGGGTTTAATGGCTTCTAACTTTTATGGAGAGCCTTCCACTAAGCTAAAGCTGGTAGGAGTAACAGGTACAAATGGGAAAACCACAGTGGCTACATTACTTTTTAACCTGTTTAGCAAAATGGGTTATCATGTAGGGTTGCTCTCTACAGTAAATAATAGAATAGGAGAAGAGGTGATCCCGGCTTCTCATACTACGCCAGATCCTTTGAGCCTTAATGAGCTCTTAGCTAAAATGGTGGATGAAGGATGCGAATACGCTTTCATGGAAGTGAGTTCACATGCTATACATCAGGAGCGTATTGCCGGGCAGCTGTTTGCGGGTGCTATTTTTACTAATATCACTCATGATCATCTGGATTATCATAAAACCTTTAATGCTTATATAGCTGCCAAGAAAAAGTTGTTTGATGATTTACCTGCTTCGGCTTTTGCTTTGGTAAATGTAGATGATAAACGAGGCCGAATAATGTTGCAAAACACAAAGGCATCTAAAAATACATTTGCGCTTAAAAGTGTAGCTGAGTTTAAAGGAAAGATTATAGCTAACACTATTCAGGGCTTGGAAATGGACATTAATAATAAGAGTGTTTGGTTCAGGCTCATAGGAGATTTTAATGCTTATAATCTATTGGCAGTATATGCTACTTCTATTCTTTTAGAGCAGGATGCTGATGATGTGCTTACTCAGCTGTCATTATTAGAAGGAGCGCCAGGAAGGTTCGAGCAGGTGATATCTGCGGCTAAAATTACCGCTATAGTAGATTATGCGCATACGCCTGATGCACTGCAGAATGTGCTGGAAACTATCAGTAATTTCCGCACGGGTAATGAGCAGGTAATAACCGTGGTAGGCTGTGGTGGAAACAGAGATAAAACAAAAAGGCCTTTAATGGCATCCATCGCTTGTAAATGGAGTGATAAGGTGATCCTTACCTCTGATAATCCCAGAGACGAAGATCCATTAGAGATCATAAAAGAGATGCAGGAAGGAGTAAGTCCTGTAGACTATAAAAAGACAATAGTGATGACCGATAGAGAAGAGGCAATTAAAACCTCTTGTATGATGGCCGGAGAGAATGATATAATACTTGTGGCTGGTAAAGGGCATGAGACTTATCAGGAAATAAAGGGCGTAAAACATCCTTTTGATGATAAGGAAGTATTGGGTAGAATGTTAAACTTATTTGCGAACTGA
- a CDS encoding FtsL-like putative cell division protein, which produces MATNTYRIKNGDSSDTGRGSIFARLEKWVRIDTAFEHGLPVKYLPHVLFVTAIGIFYIGNSHYAEKNVRKIDRLKTEVEDLRADYTTLKADYMFASKQSEVAKNVKKLGLKESLQPPEKIVIEDK; this is translated from the coding sequence ATGGCAACGAATACCTATAGAATAAAGAACGGAGACAGTAGTGATACTGGCAGGGGAAGTATTTTCGCCAGACTGGAGAAATGGGTACGTATAGATACGGCTTTTGAGCATGGCTTACCGGTAAAGTATTTACCACATGTGCTGTTTGTAACGGCCATTGGTATATTCTACATCGGCAACAGCCACTATGCGGAAAAGAATGTTAGAAAAATAGATAGATTAAAAACAGAGGTAGAGGATTTAAGAGCGGATTATACCACGCTCAAAGCAGATTATATGTTTGCGAGTAAACAGTCTGAAGTAGCTAAAAATGTAAAAAAGCTAGGATTGAAAGAGAGTTTGCAACCACCTGAAAAAATAGTGATCGAGGATAAGTGA
- a CDS encoding penicillin-binding protein has product MNIKKSILLRVRVAFLLVTLFAIAIVVKTGVIQFAQGEKWKEMAEQINVKYKKVKATRGNIYSDNGSLLATSLPFYKLAFDATIASDDVFNQGVDSLALMLSKFFKDESKQTYKRRLKNARSNGRQYLRLNRKMVGYQDKKKMSEWPIFREGQLRGGVIFEKVDKRFHPFANLSKRTIGFVNENKRGAGLEYSFNEQLAGKDGEALYQKLAGGGEKPLFDSNDIKTENGYDIETTLDINLQDVTETALLKALEHHEADYGVVVVMEVKTGEIKAISNLSRSSKGYYYERYNYAVGGLREPGSTFKLATMIALLEDTNISLNDSVNTGDGILKFYDNTVRDHEHGGYGTITVQQAFEKSSNVAMAKLVDKYFGLNPERYLQYIDNLGLSQPLGLQIKGEGIPKIKRPTDKGWSGITLPWMAYGYGLELTPIQSLAVYNAVANDGKLIKPIMVKSIRRADKVLEEYNTVVLNNEICSKETLSKLKIMLEGVVERGTAQNIRNSYYKIAGKTGTAQILENGRYTRKYITSFAGYFPADDPKYSAIVVIKNPKGWKQYGSSVAAPVFKEIADNIYSRDIDMHKAMPKEFIAEKDVFPVIKSGNYEELSLICNQLGISNHRGSSQEDWVTTALKGNSISWKDNQVSSKFVPDVKGMTLRDAIYLLESCGLRVNIKGKGRVVKQSQYPGSKALKGSTVTIELS; this is encoded by the coding sequence GTGAATATAAAGAAATCCATATTATTAAGAGTTAGGGTGGCGTTCCTTTTGGTAACGCTTTTTGCTATTGCGATAGTAGTGAAAACTGGTGTAATTCAGTTTGCGCAAGGTGAGAAGTGGAAGGAAATGGCTGAGCAGATTAATGTGAAGTATAAGAAGGTAAAGGCTACTCGAGGTAATATTTACTCTGATAATGGTAGCTTACTTGCTACTTCATTGCCTTTTTATAAGCTTGCTTTTGATGCTACCATTGCTTCTGATGATGTTTTTAACCAGGGAGTAGATTCTCTGGCTTTAATGCTTTCTAAATTTTTCAAAGATGAATCTAAACAGACCTATAAGCGTAGGCTGAAAAATGCCAGATCTAACGGTCGACAGTACCTGAGGCTTAACCGTAAAATGGTTGGTTATCAGGATAAAAAGAAGATGTCTGAGTGGCCCATTTTTAGAGAAGGACAATTGAGAGGTGGGGTGATCTTTGAAAAAGTGGATAAGAGATTTCATCCATTTGCTAACCTCAGCAAAAGGACTATTGGTTTTGTGAATGAAAACAAGAGAGGAGCGGGTTTAGAGTATAGTTTTAATGAGCAGCTGGCTGGTAAAGATGGTGAAGCTTTATATCAAAAGCTTGCAGGAGGTGGTGAAAAACCACTTTTTGATAGTAATGATATAAAAACAGAAAACGGATATGATATAGAAACTACTTTAGATATTAATCTTCAGGATGTTACTGAAACGGCTTTGCTGAAGGCACTTGAACATCATGAAGCTGACTATGGAGTGGTAGTGGTCATGGAGGTGAAAACCGGTGAAATAAAAGCCATATCTAACTTAAGCAGAAGTAGTAAAGGGTATTATTATGAAAGATATAATTACGCAGTAGGTGGCCTAAGAGAGCCTGGCTCAACTTTTAAACTGGCTACTATGATAGCCCTGCTGGAGGACACTAATATCAGTTTAAACGACAGTGTAAATACTGGTGATGGAATACTGAAGTTTTATGATAATACCGTGCGAGATCATGAGCATGGTGGTTATGGAACTATTACCGTGCAGCAAGCTTTTGAAAAGTCTTCTAACGTGGCTATGGCTAAGTTGGTAGATAAATATTTCGGGCTTAACCCAGAAAGGTATTTGCAGTATATCGATAACCTGGGCTTATCTCAACCATTGGGTTTACAGATAAAAGGAGAAGGTATACCTAAAATAAAAAGGCCAACAGATAAAGGATGGAGTGGTATCACTCTCCCTTGGATGGCGTATGGATATGGTTTGGAGCTTACACCTATTCAATCATTGGCTGTGTATAATGCTGTGGCTAATGATGGTAAGTTAATCAAGCCAATTATGGTGAAAAGTATTAGAAGAGCTGATAAGGTTTTAGAAGAATATAATACGGTAGTGCTTAATAATGAGATCTGCTCAAAAGAGACTTTGAGTAAGCTTAAAATTATGCTTGAAGGTGTGGTGGAAAGAGGTACAGCTCAAAATATTAGGAATAGCTATTATAAAATAGCAGGCAAAACAGGTACTGCTCAGATCTTAGAAAACGGAAGATATACCAGGAAGTACATCACTTCCTTTGCTGGTTACTTCCCTGCAGATGATCCTAAGTACAGTGCCATAGTGGTGATTAAAAACCCTAAAGGCTGGAAGCAGTACGGAAGTAGTGTGGCTGCTCCGGTATTTAAAGAAATAGCTGATAATATCTATTCCAGAGATATAGATATGCACAAGGCTATGCCGAAAGAGTTTATTGCAGAGAAAGATGTCTTTCCTGTGATAAAATCAGGAAACTATGAGGAGTTAAGTCTGATCTGTAATCAGTTAGGAATTTCTAACCATAGAGGTAGCAGTCAGGAAGATTGGGTAACTACAGCGTTGAAGGGAAATTCAATCTCATGGAAGGATAATCAGGTGAGCTCTAAGTTTGTGCCTGACGTAAAAGGAATGACTTTGAGAGATGCCATTTACTTACTAGAAAGTTGTGGCCTCAGAGTAAATATAAAAGGTAAAGGTAGAGTGGTGAAACAATCACAATACCCGGGAAGCAAAGCATTGAAAGGAAGTACAGTAACTATTGAATTGAGTTAA
- the murD gene encoding UDP-N-acetylmuramoyl-L-alanine--D-glutamate ligase — MVKSKVTILGAGESGTGAALLAKAKGYDVFVSDAGTIKDSYKAELVAAAIVFEEGTHTQEEILSSSLIIKSPGIPEKAEIIQKSKEKQIDIIDEIEFASSFTQAAIIAITGTNGKTTTTLLTYHLLKEAGLSVGLAGNVGHSLAKQVIEDKFDYYVVEMSSFQLDGTKAFKPFIGVLLNITPDHLDRYNYQLSNYVESKFGLIKNMDKADHFIYYKDDELVTAGLAERGFSGIKHEVSLSSKAENYLSGSEMNFDNDIVISQDETALRGPHNAINMMSAIRAAMIVGVGEQVIREGLKSFKNAPHRLEYVTTINEVDFINDSKATNVDSVKYALDSFSEQLIWIAGGIDKGNDYDLIMERVNAKVKALICLGKDNAKLRSTFHDQIIDLLETDNIKDAVRSALQYAKAHDVVLLSPACASFDLFNSYIDRGDQFKKAVLELKEEFESKKIEQ; from the coding sequence ATGGTAAAAAGTAAGGTAACCATATTAGGAGCGGGAGAGAGCGGTACAGGCGCAGCGCTTTTGGCTAAAGCCAAAGGCTATGATGTGTTTGTATCTGATGCCGGCACTATCAAAGACAGCTATAAAGCAGAGCTGGTAGCCGCAGCTATTGTCTTTGAAGAAGGTACGCATACTCAGGAAGAAATTCTGAGCTCTTCTCTTATTATTAAAAGCCCCGGTATACCTGAAAAAGCAGAAATCATTCAAAAGAGTAAAGAGAAGCAAATAGACATTATTGATGAAATAGAGTTTGCTTCTAGTTTTACTCAAGCGGCCATTATTGCTATTACGGGCACTAATGGTAAGACTACAACTACTTTGCTTACCTACCACTTGCTCAAAGAAGCAGGGCTTAGCGTAGGCTTGGCAGGTAACGTAGGGCACAGCCTGGCCAAACAGGTAATAGAAGATAAGTTCGATTACTATGTAGTTGAAATGAGCAGCTTTCAGCTAGATGGAACGAAAGCTTTTAAGCCATTTATTGGAGTGCTTTTAAATATCACTCCTGATCATTTGGATAGATATAATTACCAGTTATCTAATTATGTCGAGTCTAAGTTCGGCTTAATTAAGAATATGGATAAGGCTGATCACTTCATCTATTATAAGGATGATGAATTGGTGACTGCTGGTCTTGCAGAGAGAGGTTTTAGCGGAATTAAGCATGAAGTGTCTCTAAGTAGCAAGGCTGAAAATTATTTGTCAGGATCAGAAATGAATTTTGATAATGACATAGTTATTAGTCAGGATGAGACTGCTTTAAGAGGGCCTCATAACGCTATCAATATGATGTCAGCCATTCGGGCGGCTATGATAGTGGGTGTTGGAGAACAAGTCATTCGAGAAGGATTAAAAAGCTTTAAGAATGCGCCTCACAGGCTGGAATATGTAACCACTATCAATGAAGTGGATTTCATAAATGATTCTAAGGCTACCAATGTTGATTCTGTGAAATATGCTTTAGATAGCTTTAGTGAGCAGTTGATATGGATAGCCGGTGGAATAGACAAAGGAAATGATTATGACCTGATCATGGAGCGGGTAAATGCTAAAGTGAAAGCTTTGATATGCCTGGGTAAAGACAATGCTAAGCTTAGAAGTACTTTTCATGATCAGATAATAGATCTACTGGAAACAGATAATATAAAAGATGCAGTTCGTTCTGCATTGCAGTATGCGAAGGCGCATGATGTGGTATTACTTTCACCTGCATGTGCCAGTTTCGACCTTTTTAATAGTTATATAGATCGTGGAGATCAGTTTAAAAAGGCTGTATTAGAATTGAAAGAAGAATTTGAAAGTAAGAAAATTGAGCAATGA